The Haloplanus natans DSM 17983 DNA segment GAGAAAGAAGGCCGGAAAAAGAACTATAAATTGACCGATGAAGGCCAGGAACGAGCCGAGGCCTTAGTCAACTTCCTCGAAGCAGGAGGTGAGAATCAGTCGTGAGTAAATGGACTGTAGTAGACAAGGAGGAGCTGAATGAGTATCGAGAATACATCTTTGTCGGAGGAGAGTTATTTGGTGTGACCGTTGGAGCTCTTACAATAGCAATCCTTGATACAAATAGACCGGCAGCATTCTTGGGTGTCTTCTCTCTTGTAGTTCTCATCGGGATCTGGTACCTGTATAGGAATGAGTTCTCCAGTATCAGGAAGGCCTTAGAAGACGCCAAAGAGGGTGAGAATCAGTAGTGGCGGAGACACGGATTCACTATCTTGGTTGGGGCCAGGAGAATATGGCTGTCGAGGAGGATCCGGGGATGGGTCCTGCTTCGGAGCTGTTCCACAAAATCTCGGTCGAATCTGTTCTCGACGAAGACGAGAAACCGCCACAGGCATTCACAGAGGAACGGTTTGACGAACTGTACGACGAAGTCACGGTTCTCGACGGCGAGTACTTCGAGGGGGATTTAGAGGATATCTGGCAGGGCTTCCAGCACAACGACTTCCCCAGTATGGACGAGTTCCTGGAGGCCAGGTACTGCGAAAACTGCGACAGCTACATCGAAGGCAGTGATGAGGCCTTGACCCACGCCGTCCAGAACCACGGATACAATACTGAGGAAGAGTTCGGTGAACCGGAGTATATCCACGGCATCCGCTCTATGAGTGTAGGCGACGTAGTCCAGATGGACGATGTGTATCATCAGGCCCGGAACATCGGCTTCCAGGAAATCTCCATAGGAGGTGAGAGCCAGTAGTGGAGGAGGGACTGTTAGAGAAGTATCGTGAGAAACTGTACGCTTGGATTGACGAACACATCTTGCTCATAGGGCTTCTCACATCTGCGATCTCGTATGGTCTGATTGGAAATTTCATCGTCCACACGAGATCCTGGTTGACGAATCCTTTGAAGCTAACAGGCGGAATTGTCGGAGTGTTCTTCGGTTTTTATGATACGATGCTGTGTATCCGTGGTATCCATCTGGAAACTGACTCTGGCGAAGAATATAGCCTTGTTCAAGAGATCGCCACTGCGGTACTATTGCTCCCAGTGTACTTTGTTTGGGTGCCAGTACATCTGTTCAAAGATATGGTCAGAGGTGAGAGCCAGTAGTGGCGAGTGAAGAGCTGTATGATGATATCTTCGAGGAGACCTACCAGCGTGCCACGCCAGGCCTCGAAGAAATCGAGGACGACGGTACGGAGTACCCGGACGATGTCAACGTTCCCTACCTGCATTTCCTTGATGGCGACGAACTGGAGGAAGTGATCGAAGACTACTGTGACCAGTACGATGTCCCAAGCCACGAGGAGAGGCAGGTAAAACGCAACGTGGTCCTCGGTAAAAGCCCGTCCACCAGCTTAGATAACGTGGACAGAGCACGGGAAGACGCAGGCCTCAAACCCGTTTCAGAAATGCTCGAAGAAGACGGAGGTGGAAGCCAGCAGTGAGCGAAGACTACGACCCGTTCGAGTATCGGGGAGATACTGGGGTTCCCCGGCAGAGTGGATACGAAGATGAAACCGAGGAGATCTGCCGGTACATTCTTGAGGAACGTGGCGACCAGAGGATCGGACAGTACCTCATCAACGCAGTTCGGCACAGTGACGAATGGGAAAGGCTGGAAGAACAGGGAAGAGAAACCAGCCGTTCGGATAAGGAGAAAACTGAGAGCGTTCTTTGGAATATAGAAGCTCCAGAGCTTCTGAAAGCCATAGAAGAGTTCGAAGGCAGAGGTGAGAATCGGTAGTGGAACTCGACTCTATCGAAGATCTATACGAGAACGCCTTGATGATGGCGAACGGCGAATCCCTGGAGTACAGAGATCTCACCGTGGAGAAGGTTGACTGGACGCATCCAGAACACACAGAGTACGCAGTATTCAACGAAGACGGTGAGAAGGTGGAGTCTCTCACGATCTCCGCCTACGACTCCGTCGACGACCTCCAAGGCTACTTGGACGAGATCGCAGACTACGGCCCGGAAAACCTGGAAGACTGGACCAGCAGAGGTGAAGATCTGTGAGACCTGATCTATCGACAGAGGTCTTGGAAACCGCCATCAAAATCGTGAACGAGCTAAAGTTCAGCGAAGACGCCGAGGACAAGTACGGCTGGCTGGCGAACCCAAAATGGGAGTTGAAAGGCTTCTCCAAGAGCTACAGCGACGAAGATCCTTACTATAGTCTGAAGCTCAGGTTTGAATCGTTCAGGCTTCAAAGAGGAGATATCGAGGAGATAGTAGAGTTTCTGGACGAGTTTAAGCAGGTCAAGAACCATGACCACTACTTCTCGCACGATACTCCGTTCATCATCACATTGGAAATCCCGGCAGAAACAGAAGAAAACGGAGAGGGTGATGCGGAATAGCATCAGGCCCCGGGTACAAGGAGGCCGCCGAGCCCGTCGTCGACAAACTGGAAGAGATCCAGTTCATCGGCGGATACAGCCGTCACCAAGTATTCGAGGATTTCCTCGATCTGTCGCTGTACGCCTTGCAGAGAGACGACGAATCCTACCTCGACGTGATGGACAAGTACGGCGAGAAAGAGGCCCAGCTGTACAGTGAGGCCTTCGATGAACTCTTGAACGCCTCCGAATCCGCTAACCACGATGTCCTCGGCGTCGTCTACGAGGAACTCGGGAATAGCAGTGATCACTTCGGCCAGCACTTCACTCCGCACAACCTGTCCGACATGAATGCGGAGATGGTCATCGACGAAGACCCAGACCCAGGTAGGGAAGATCCCTACAGTGTATTGGATCCGGCTGCGGGAAGCGGACGCCTCTTGATCTCCGCCGCGAAACAACTACCAGAAGGAACGCAGGGCGAGTTCTACGCCGTCGACAAAGACTCAACGTGTGCGAAGATGGCCGCTCTCAACTTGACGTTCTTCAACATGGACGGATACGTCGTCCACGGAGACTCCTTGACCCAAGACTACCACACGGTCTGGGCCACGGAAGGCAGCGCCTTCGGCGGGTCAGTCCACGAGCTCGACGACGATCAGTGGACCAATCCATACGACCAGGAAGTCAGCGAAGAACCCGAGGACAACGTCGACGAAAAAGAGATTCAGGAAGACACCGAGGAGAATCAACAGGCGGATACGCCGGACATAGATTTCGACGAGATCCGTGAAACCCAGCTTTCCGACTTCACCAGTAGAGGTGATACTCCGTAGTGGCAATTGCAGATCTACTTCAGATCTTCTGGGAGGGTTTCGTCGACGATGTGAAGGCCTTGTACAATCTGATGGATGAGACTGCAGAGACAGATTACGAAGTAACAGGCAGTATCCTGCTCTGGGCCTTCAGCTACCTCTTCGGAATCTTCCTGTTGACCGTGTTGATTCCCGGCTTCGCCTTAGCTGAGCTCGACATAGCATTAAGTAGAGTACAGAATCGAGGAGGTGAGAACTCTCAGTGCTGAACTGGTTTGTAGAGTCGAAAACACGGTACCTCGTATTGATGTTGGTCGTGAAGACTGCGGACATCGCCAGCACATTTCTCTTAGCAAAACAGTACAGCTGGGAGATGGAAGCCGGTTACACAATGATAGGCTACTTAGGCCCGGCTCTGGGCCACGTACCATTGGCTTTGGCTACCATCCCGATCGCAGTACTGGTCGGATACTACGCGTATGATCAGGTTCCTGCAGGTGCGGAGTTCGCTGTATTGTACTTCGCTTGGATCTCAGTCGGGAACTTCACACAACTCTGGCTGCCTCTGATCGGTACGCTGTGGAACGTTGCAGGCCTCCCTATCTTGGTCAGTGTCATACTTGCTCGAGGTTTTGACCCGATCTGGTTCGACCGGTCTCCGACCAGGGATGAACTCTTGGAGAACATTGAAGCCGCCAAGGCGTGGAAGACACGGCTTTTCGGAGGTGATCAAGGTGCAGTGTAAAAGGACGAAGTGCAGGAACTCAGTTCCCGATCACAGGGAGGAGTACTGTTCGGGTACATGTTTCAAAAAGGACAAGATCAAATCACCATACAGAAGGCGGTGACCTCGGAATCGGACGGAAACCAACACCTCTGGAACTATTTTTCAGGTACGGATGGATGCTTATTGCCGTAGGGGTAGTAGGTGGTGCGCTCTACAGCTCAGTTCAAGGGTCTCATCCACGCTCGGTGATGCCGGACGACTTCAATTACACGGAGTCGAAGAAGGCCGTAGAACAATTCTACGGAGTATCCTGCAGTAGCGTTTCTAACGATACCTTCGTTGATCAGTACGAGTTCGAGTGCTCGCAGACCCAAGGCAACTACAGCTACGTTGCCAGTGCCAGGGTCGAGTACAATGCTACAGGCCTTGACGAGGTGTATCTCTATGAATGATTTCGGTCCTGACTGTACCGACTGCGGGACAGATCTCTACATCAACCCTGTTGAGAGGCCTAACGTTGACTGGGTGAAAGTTGTCTGCAGCAACTGCGGCTATATCGACACTATCTCGATGATCCGCCTCGGACAGAAGAAGAGACGTGCAGAAGGTGGTAGCAGCTGAGTTCGGATCCCGGCTTCCACGTTACATATTTTGCTCTCTGGAAGCTCACCGGGATCTATGCAATTGTCAGAGGTGAGCCTGGTTTAGGCCTCTTCTCAATCATAATAGGATATTTCGTGTTCATAGTGGAGATGTACCGAAAAGAGAATCTGAAGAGGATGAATATACCGGGTGACGATAAAAGCCGGTAGAGCCGGTGATGCTTTTTACAAGATAGATTCGAGTTCGGATTTCAAGCCCTCAAAGGCTGATTCTGCCTGTTCAATGGATTTTGCACCGGTTATCACGGTCTTTCCAGAGCCGAAAATCAGTAGTACACAATCGTATTCAGTCGGGCGATATACAAGTCCAGGAAATTGCTCGGGTTCATACTCACTTTTCTCCAATCCCAGACCGATTGTGAGAGCGGACAGGTTGATTGGTTCATCTAGATCTGCGACACAGACATAATTTTGGATAGAGAACCAATCATCTTCAGCAGAAGGGAGGACTCCGTGGTCGTGGAGAGCTGAGAGGAATCTATTCCTTGTTTCTACAGCTTGCTGTTTGGAGGATGAACCTGTAATGATGTATTTGCCTGTGCGGTAGAGTGTGATGAGAGGTTCAGTGTTCTCTAATCGAACGTATGCCCCCGGGTATTTCTCAGGGTCATAATCAACAATGTCGTCAAGTTCTTGGGCAACAGCTTCCAACTCAAGTTCCACTCTCAGAGAGCCAGAAGAAACAACGTTGACGACCTCTACCATCTTAGCTGTCTACCCCGTTCCGGTGTTATCGACTTATACACTGGTGATGTTACTGGAAAACCCTCTGCAATAAATATCAGATATTTCATAAGTATAAACTCGTTTTTGACTGTCCAAGCAAACTTCTTTGTAGTCATCATCGGAACAGGAAGGTATGCACGAGCAGGAACTCGTTCAGGACACCTACGACGAGCTCACAGACATCTACGGAGAGGATCGAGTTGTACTTGAGCCGTTTATCGAGGGGCAGCTGAGCTTCCGTCCTGACCTCGCCGTCTTGGATGAAGATCTGGACGAGTTCTTTGTAGTCGTTGAATGCAGCACAGTTATTTCGGAACACAGGGAGCGAGAAGATTTGAAAGAGCTCCGCCGTCTGATGAATCACTCCGGGGCACCATACGGCGCACTGGTCTCCGAGTCTTTCGAATACGTCTTCAAACTTATTCCAGGGGAGGACGGGGAACAGGTGGAGCGAGAACTCGCTGGATTCCCCAGTGATGAGGGCCAGGAACGGCGTATCTTAGAATCTGCGGAAGAAATCCAGATGAAGTTCTGGCGGCTTGCCGATTACTTCAGAGGGAAGATCGGTAGAGACATTGAGAGCCAACTTTACCACAGTCTTTTCCGAAAGCTGGCTGCTGAACGACACAACTACAATCTGGATATCGACAACCTCTCCGAGGAAGACCTGACGGAAATAGACGAACTGATTGAGCAAAAATACCCGCCGTTTCAACCTCAACGCCATCAGCACGATGTCGAGCTCCAGAAACAGGTTTTGAACACATTCTACGGCATCGATTTAGACAAAACTCCGCCGAAACTCGCCGAAGCATTTGTTCTACTCGAAGACCAGTCACAAAGAGGTGCGCCTAAAACCACTCCTCTATGGCTGAGCAAAGCCTTTCTCGACCTATCAGAGACCGGTGAAGGAGACGTTGTCCTCGATCCAGCCGCAGGGTACGGAAACATTCTCCGAGAAGCCAGTGCCCGAGGTGCAGACGCACACGGGGTCGAAATCAATATTAATGCCGTGAACAGCGCCATCTTCCTCAACGAACTGTTCGGCACTAACGTCTCCTACACGGCAGGCGACTACCTGAAACTCTCACAGGTAGATCACAGCTTGCCGACAGAGTTTGACCAGGTCTTCATCGATCCACCATTCAACCTACATTACGAGAAGCCGGACGGGACCCCCGCACGCAACGGCGACGAAAAATTCGTTCTGGACTCACTGGAACGGCTCAAACCCGGCGGCCGACTAACAGTCATACTCCCAGTCGGGAAACTGTACAAGAGAAGGAGTTCTGACTTCCGAGAGACCCTCCGTACAGAGTACACGATAGAATCTCTGATCGAGATCGACGCCCCGATCTATGACCATACTGGGATCTCTACAGTAATACTGCAAATAGCAAACGAACCATCCTCACCAAGCGACGAGATCTCTTACGCCATCGTCAACAGTGACGAAGATCCGGAACAGAAAATCCCAGCAATCATAGACGACATCCGACTCGGCAAGGCCGATACACTGGAGCTGCGCAGGCTGGAAGGGGGATCCTATCTCCCCAGTGAAATCATCCAGATGGACAAGACAAGCCGCAAAC contains these protein-coding regions:
- a CDS encoding N-6 DNA methylase, whose amino-acid sequence is MQRDDESYLDVMDKYGEKEAQLYSEAFDELLNASESANHDVLGVVYEELGNSSDHFGQHFTPHNLSDMNAEMVIDEDPDPGREDPYSVLDPAAGSGRLLISAAKQLPEGTQGEFYAVDKDSTCAKMAALNLTFFNMDGYVVHGDSLTQDYHTVWATEGSAFGGSVHELDDDQWTNPYDQEVSEEPEDNVDEKEIQEDTEENQQADTPDIDFDEIRETQLSDFTSRGDTP
- a CDS encoding N-6 DNA methylase, coding for MHEQELVQDTYDELTDIYGEDRVVLEPFIEGQLSFRPDLAVLDEDLDEFFVVVECSTVISEHREREDLKELRRLMNHSGAPYGALVSESFEYVFKLIPGEDGEQVERELAGFPSDEGQERRILESAEEIQMKFWRLADYFRGKIGRDIESQLYHSLFRKLAAERHNYNLDIDNLSEEDLTEIDELIEQKYPPFQPQRHQHDVELQKQVLNTFYGIDLDKTPPKLAEAFVLLEDQSQRGAPKTTPLWLSKAFLDLSETGEGDVVLDPAAGYGNILREASARGADAHGVEININAVNSAIFLNELFGTNVSYTAGDYLKLSQVDHSLPTEFDQVFIDPPFNLHYEKPDGTPARNGDEKFVLDSLERLKPGGRLTVILPVGKLYKRRSSDFRETLRTEYTIESLIEIDAPIYDHTGISTVILQIANEPSSPSDEISYAIVNSDEDPEQKIPAIIDDIRLGKADTLELRRLEGGSYLPSEIIQMDKTSRKLQQQYDKVEEIQDVAKEIRGGTKKPDQVFEEDSDHRLPYVNIRDIQQETYSEFVDVSDNIVRADETDVLVSATGAKIHIHHPEREIAPSSMWAVVRFRTEEEALVYAHFLDTELARNQLESMQGGATVQHIPIRRLRELLVPEFSEAEIQDKAESIRKRLEKIADLEQEQAQLQDDLEGLFGGE
- a CDS encoding TATA-box-binding protein, whose translation is MVEVVNVVSSGSLRVELELEAVAQELDDIVDYDPEKYPGAYVRLENTEPLITLYRTGKYIITGSSSKQQAVETRNRFLSALHDHGVLPSAEDDWFSIQNYVCVADLDEPINLSALTIGLGLEKSEYEPEQFPGLVYRPTEYDCVLLIFGSGKTVITGAKSIEQAESAFEGLKSELESIL